In Papaver somniferum cultivar HN1 unplaced genomic scaffold, ASM357369v1 unplaced-scaffold_117, whole genome shotgun sequence, the DNA window GCAataccaatacactgttgcaaacagtctgtgttattactttcactcttttaatcatcttttgagcaagaaacacatattttgagatcatgattaatatgaggggctaaaccccattgctaaggcgatagaggaagctatttttccaacaaaaagtggtatattctattttatctttttatttgcaataattatatgattatttgctttgaactattattgaatatgatttttatttgagtgattgtgatctattttgataaagtatgcttagttttaagattttgatgcttcatacttggtatttacaattattacttttgaaaatctacttgttgcaatattttagaataaaattaaacaagaaaattgcataaatataagtattggtttaatcactttgaacttggaaaatagttgaatcttagcctcagtgtttcttttagtattgacatcatctttgattgagtttactataatttttagtgagttttctattttaatattagaatttaagtctaattaatatccttcacaagtctgagaatcgaacaacttttaccactatctacaaatcacatcaatttttggcgccgctgccggggaaatcgagtgccaacaagtTGGCCATATAACCCTCTTGAAATTAGTTTGCACATTGTTCCATAGATGAAACGTGCAAATATGATGACGCGCGTAGGGGAAAACACGTGGTATGGACCACATCAATGCTTGCTCCTTATCCGTAATCAACACCTTTGGAGTATAACCTTCTTGATACAATAACTTCACCTTTTGCAATGCCCACATATAACTTTCCTTCGTCTCGTCTTTCAAAAAGCAAAACGCAACGGTAAATGTCGACAAATGTTTGCCAACAAAGTTCAATATCGGCATGTTGTACTTGTTAGTTTTATACGTGCAATCCATAAAgagaatttgatgaaagcatcttgTCAATTGTACACCTTCCGGATTTGCGATGAAAAGATATTCCACTTCCTTTTCTTCATTCGTTTcatacactacaccattttttccgatTCGAAACGGTTATTGAGCGTTACGAATCGGAGTTGTAGCTGTTCCGGACCGTTACGAAAAGGGGTGATACAATTTTTTGTAACGACCCTGCagccgttacgatttttttttgtaacaacgaatagccgttactacgtggcactgtAGTAACATGCgagagccgttacgaatttatttagtaacagAACGTTGTAACAAGctgaagccgttacgaattttttgccacagtaaaaaaattactgccggtcaaccttgacctggtcaaaatcagtcagcaatgaccaattttgaccaggtcaaggttgaccggcagctCATTCTCGGCCGGAATATGCCGGAATTCAAAATAACCAACTGCATACACCTTTCATTTATCCTTCAcaatcaacaatattttttttcaatcaaattcATGTCCATTCAATCAATTCTTATCACATTCAAATGGATTCATACAAAGGATTCATACAAAATAGAACTTAAATTATTCTAAGTATCAAATAGTAAGGGAATGTATACAAATTCCCATAAGTATCAGTTCATAGAAATTCCTATGTTCACAAATTTATATAACTTAGACTGTACATAGAAACTTACTGCAAATTTTCTATGTTCACAGCTAGAGATGATAAACCAACTTGAAGCTGCAAATTTTAAGACTTCAAGTTCGAAATCCATGCATAAAGTTATAGATGACAAGTATCTACTAAGTTTAAATTTCCTAAGCATATATACCAACCCATGTTAAAAGCAGAcaaaacttcaaaaaaatataaattagggAGAAGAACAATGAGAAATACTTATTGTGGTTTTGTAATAAGAACAAGCCCATGATTTAGTCATCAAGAGCTTCAACTGAAACTGCAACCACTGATCCAGGCCATCATTGCAATTGGTCCTGAAACAAACCAAAGTCCATAAGCTCTCTCGCACGCGCAACAAACAAAAGTCCCGTAAGAAACATGGAATCTAGAAATATACAAGTTAAGTACTTACCCGGCATTCTAGCAGGTACACAAGTTGATGCCAATCCAGCTGTATTTCACTTCCCACCAGCATAATACCTCGCAAGTATAAATTGAAGGTCAGAAACCACGCCTCTTAAACTTTATAGTACAAATATAACCAAGTGAAgtacttaccagggattgatatttcCCCGGCTGGCTACTGTTGCTTCAGCTGACCTTGCGAGAAGTCCCCTGTGCATTCACATATAATAGAACAAAAGCCACCCACACATATACAAATAAATGATGAACTGAAAGTGCATATCCATTCATAAGCCGGTTTGTGTTCACATAATTCAGGAAAAAGTTACATCGGACAAAAAAAGTTGCTTCAAGTAAAGCTattcttatgcacaactgcataagagtatgcgtatgagtcagcatacatacaaaagtgtgaactgcaaaaaaaaaagggaaaataagCCTAAATACTTGTTATGCAGCACTGTAGATGTTTCTTCAAGTAAATCTattcttatgcacaactgcataagagtatgcgtatcagtcagcatacatacaaaagtgtgaactggAAAAAAAAGGGGAAAATAAGCCTAAAAACTTGTTATGCACCACTGCATAAGAGCATACGTAAAAAAGTTTGAACTGCATAAAAAGACCAAAAAGAACCATATGAGTTGAGGCAGATACTATGCGATGCTCAAAAAGGTTGACAcatcaaaaagaaagagatggtGTGTCGTAATTTGAGAGGCACATCTTTGGATGAAGCACATATCCTCCAATTCCAACGTCTCTGAAGGTCTCTGCATACTTGTTGGCACTCACAGTTATTTCATCTGGCTTGGAAATAGTATCGATACACACCTTGGCAAGATGTAAGGGTACAGGATCTCCGTGAATTATTTCTCCTAAACCACCAGTACAGATGTTACCAGTTGCAACCACTTGACCCTCGAAGTTCAGTAATGAACAACGCGGCATGCCATGTACTCCTGATGCAGCTGGTGAACTCGTCGCAGCTTGTGGAGATGATAGAGGTGAAGCAGAAACACCCTGAGGAGATGATAGAGGTGAAGCAGAAACACCCTGTGGAGATGGAGCTTTTGAGGTGCTGGCCAAGTTTGATCCAACTGATGCTGGCATTGCAGATTGGATATCTTGAACTATGTGGCATAATTTTCCAAGTCCTTCGATTAGAACCCCCACCTTTCCACCTAGTTTTTCCACCATTTGAGTAACACCACCCTCCTTCTGTTTCAACTCATTGACCTTGTGACGCGCAGGAGCAGAAAGTTGGACTTGTGTACGAGATAAAAGACCAAGAGAACGAGTCCGTCCTCTATTATCCTTTCCAAAAGCCGCAGCAAGTGCACAAAGTTCCTCTACTGGAAGACCTGCATCCAATTTTTCTTTGATCTCTTCTTGGGCCTTCTTCAGCTTATCCTGTTGTGCCAAGCATAACAATCGAGAAAATTATAATATGTTTAACTAAAAACAATGAGAAGACTTGAAATAACTGAAAAGTGAACTGACCCACAGCATATGGCTGGGCGCTAGGTAAGATTGAACCACTCTCTTGTGTATGAGCTTTAAGCCACACATCCTCAGGACTGATCTCTACATCAGGATTCTCGGCCTCCTACATACAGAGATCGAGACAAGTTGTGAATATATCATAGTTTGAGGCATTATTGAAATACAACAGAGATGGGGAAAATTGTGAATGTAGAAGAGATCGAGAAAACTTACGTGCCAATTCAGCTCTGACCAAACAATGAGGTTTGCGACCGGAACAATGTGTGTAGCCATATTGTTGTCTTTTCCGCTTATGGTCAATTCTACTTTGCGttgccttttcttcttttttattctcACAAAATTTTATCCAATCCTCTTCTCTTACAGTTGGTGGAACATGtagaatcctttcttcatgagTAGGGTACAAATCATAATGATCGGTACGTAACTCAGTTTTAAATCTCCTCCATGGACCATCCATGGACTTCTGAACAATATCCTTCGATGTTTCAGGGATATTAAATTCGTCCTGTAAAGTCAGATCTCATTAATGGCTTACTGAGGATACAACCACTATAAAAGAAGTTAAAGGAGTGAACAACAACTGAGGATACAACCCTCATTAAGGTAAGTTTTGTACCTTAAGGGTATTCCAAACATCATCCTTATGCTTCTGAGGCACAAGATTCCAGTTTTTGTATGAAACAGGCACATGTGTACGAACCAATGAGCCCTTCCAGTGACCAACTGTCGTGCAGTTCCTGGAAACTGGTTTCCATATTCATTGACGACTACTGCTGCCATATCCTGGAAAAAAAATATcatgaaagaaaatattgcaCAAGAGAAAACAGATCACAGAACAAGcgaataaaataaataacaccTCTCAAATAATAAGCgatcaaataaaacaaaagaaaagaaaaacaagagaaaaacaaAGGCAGTCTTTCTTTTTATAGATATTCATGAAGCGCAACACATTGCAAAGGTGGCATCAGTTTCATTTCAAATAGAACCAATTGAAAGCAACTTTTTGAAATTCTCATTGTCAGTAAGAACTGATTGATAAGCTGTAGGAACTTCAAATTTATCTACTGAACAAGTTAACCCCTGATGTGAGTGCAACACCATGGACCATCCCTCATCTGTAAGATCCTTTGAGTAGAACACTTGAGTCGCTTCAGATGCAAGGATAAACGGCTCATCAGACACTCTAACTTTGTTTTTCATCTTGGATAAGTTGACCTTTATAACCTTTGAAACTGCATCAACCTTATACGCATTCTTATCTACAATACTAACCCAATCACAACAGAAAACAGTTTCTTCAAACTCCATGTAATTCAAGACGATAATCTCTTTAATAACTCCGTAATAAGTTATTTCTGCTTCCTCGGCCGACTTCACTTTCAGTCTTGTAAAAGCTTTCATTGATACGCCACTTTTTTGCGATATATTCTTCGCCTCACAACCTAGTGTGCTAAAAGTAAAGCCATTGACTTGGTATTTCCTGTAGGATCGTGCCTTGAAGAGGGGTCCTTGCACGAGTCTCCAAAGTGTTGAATCAGTCTCTTTGCCTTCTATCAACTATAAAAGTTCATGTTGGAGTTAGTATCACAACCAAAAACATAACAAGTTGGGATGAAAGATTTAAGATATCATGTTACCTCGTCGCGCAACCATACATGAAAACTCTTTGAGGTCTGCTGACCATTAGACGTGTCGCCGCTAACATAGGAATCATACTTCCTGCAACCACATAAAAATAGTATCAAATAATGAAAACATCTTAATGCATCAATGAAACTGCTATCTCAAATAAAACCAAATACATAGACATTGATACTTCAAAGAACAAACAAATAGCATAACTCTAGCATACTACACAACAATTTAAAATTCACATTGAAGCAGTAATGTTTACCTTCGTCAGTCATCTATCTCAAAATACTTAGATAGGATCCAGCTGCGGCATTGTTCAAATTGTACTTGAGTTAAAGTcatactctttccagtacttAAAGGCATCTCATCTGCAAACATAGTCATAATCTAAAAAAGCCCGTCGAGTATGTTTGTGAGTACCATCACCATCATCTGACATGCCATCCATAAAAAATAAACTAGCTTCTCGCAACGAATACCCTCTCACAGTGCATCCCTCAATGTACCTTTTATTGCGCACTAACCCTTTAAAGCCTTTCATTAACCTACAAAGAATAGTAAAGTGTAGAAGTTGTCAAGGCCTTACCAAACATGATTCTTATGCTAAGTTGTCAACTtcataaaatttcagaagaaaaaaacttcaaaTATAAACTTTCTTAATCAAAGTATCTTACACTCAGCACCTGACATTCCATATAACATTCTCAAATTCAATTTAATCTATAAAGCAAGGGTTTGTACCCTCCATATCAGCACTAGCATAACACACATAGTAAGATGTTAAAAGACACAACCTTTCAATAATGAGAACTAACAGTTCCACTCCTTTTTATGGTTACCATTGGATTTTTATACTACTATGTTAGTCCAATCATGCATTTAACAACTGAGTTCCACTAAATAATTACAACACTAGCAATTTCTAATAAGGACATTACGGATTCTCAAATAGTATATTCACGAAATAAAGTCATCCTCTATCATaaaagaaattaatcatgatatcaCAATAAACAAAATTGCTAAACAGGGGAAATAGTTAAGTGGGAAATTTACCTCTCAAAGGGGTACATCCACCTAAATCTGACCGGACCGCAGATTAAAGCTTCATCTTCCAGATGAATCATCAGGTGGATACTAATGACAAagaaggatggaggaaagtatttttCTAGAACACACATTGCCTCCACCAAACTAGCTTTAGCTTGTAAAAGATGCTCTCTGTTAATAACCTTCACACATAAGATATTGAAAAATAAACTAATCCGGAGAAGAGCAACTCGCAGATCTTTAGGAAATGAAGTTGCCGTATGAACAAGCAGTGGAAACAAAGACTGCATCATAACATGgtaatcatgagactttaaaTTCTTCAACTCTGGTGGATTTATACCAACGTTGTTGCGAAGATTGGAACAGAAATTTGAAGGCACCCTTAAATTCTTCAAAACTGTACAGAAAGCAACTTTTTCATCCTTTGTTAAGGAAAAAGACCCATCTTCCATTGTTGTCTTGCCCGTGTTTTCATCCTCTTTCAACCATAACCGCTTTTTAATCCCCATAGATTCCATATCTTTACGTGCATTAagaccatcttttgacttgctATTTCCCAATACAGTATTAACAATGTGCTCAGTTATATTCTTCTCGGTATGCATCACATCTGTATAGTGACGAACTGTGTTCGCTCCCCAATACGGCAAATCATAAAGAATAGACCTTCGAGAAAATAAAGAGTGATCGGAAATTTCTTCATCAGCATACCCTTCAGTCcctcttttacgtttctttgatggtggttttccTTTACCCTGTTTGCTTTTCAAATTAGCTACCATCTCTTGAACTTGCAATCCTGTTAGTGGCCATGGAGCTTTACCATGCTCAACTCCTCCACTGAAGTTTGTTTTATCATCTCTAAACTTGTGTTTCGTTGGCAGCCATCTTCGATGTCCCATATAACACAACTTCTTACTATATGGCAGCCACTCAGCATCTGTTTCTTCTCCACAACTTGGACAAGCAAAATACCCATGAGTTACACATCCAGAAAGAGTCCCTAATGCTGGAAAATCATGAATTGCCCATAACAACCTATCTCTCATCAGAAATTCAGAACCGGTGAAGCTGTCGAAAGTCATAACACCATCATTCCATaactctttcaactcttcaatcaATGGTTGTAAGTAAACATCGATATCTTTACCTGGTGCTCTCGGGCCTGATGTCAACAAACATAACATAGAAAACTCCCTCTTCATACACATCGAAGGAGGAAGATTATACGGACAGAGAATTACCGGCCAACAGCTGTAATTGAGACCAAAGCATCCATTGGGGTTGAAGCCTTCAGTTGTTATACCAAGAGTAACATTCCGTGCTTCCTTAGAAAACTCTGGACAAAAACTATCCGCACAACGCCAAGCTGAAGAATCAACGGGATGACGCATTACATTGATATCTTTCTGTGATCTAAAATGCCAAAGCATCGCCTCTGCTATCCATGGTATACTATAAAATCTTTTCAGCCTTGCAATTATTGGAAAGTGTCTCAACGTCTTCTGCGCAACTTGAGTAAGTTTTCTCTCATCATTGAAAACTCTTACATACCGCGGTTCTTGACATACAGGGCACTTCAGCAATGAACTCTTATCCTTCCAATAGAGTATACAAGCATTCACGCAAGCATCGTAGGTTACATAATCCATCCCCAACTCTTGAATTATCTTCTTGACATCTGGAAACTTACTTGGCAGGGTGTTTTCTTCGGTAAGCAACTCTTTTATCAATTCTAACATTGCAGTCATACCATTATCTGAAATTGCATACTGAGTCTTTATGTTGTTCACCATTATCGCTACATACAACGCCGACTTTCCTTTAGGACACGAAGGATACAATGGTACTCTTGCTCGCTCGGCCGCTGATAACT includes these proteins:
- the LOC113329644 gene encoding uncharacterized protein LOC113329644, encoding MRASANPPLGLSAWFDPIKSILKGNMSSDENKKWMKCDHKSGEYIQGVRSFIQFSKNNGGGRVLFSCPCRNCMNGKGSVSLSEISFHFLKYGICLTYTTWRNHGESSVEARSRHRDNTTAGMDVNVTVGVDVDGNVTSAMDMDVNVTAGVDVDENVTSGVDVDENVTTNVDVDENVGTKGCCKKKLSAAERARVPLYPSCPKGKSALYVAIMVNNIKTQYAISDNGMTAMLELIKELLTEENTLPSKFPDVKKIIQELGMDYVTYDACVNACILYWKDKSSLLKCPVCQEPRYVRVFNDERKLTQVAQKTLRHFPIIARLKRFYSIPWIAEAMLWHFRSQKDINVMRHPVDSSAWRCADSFCPEFSKEARNVTLGITTEGFNPNGCFGLNYSCWPVILCPYNLPPSMCMKREFSMLCLLTSGPRAPGKDIDVYLQPLIEELKELWNDGVMTFDSFTGSEFLMRDRLLWAIHDFPALGTLSGCVTHGYFACPSCGEETDAEWLPYSKKLCYMGHRRWLPTKHKFRDDKTNFSGGVEHGKAPWPLTGLQVQEMVANLKSKQGKGKPPSKKRKRGTEGYADEEISDHSLFSRRSILYDLPYWGANTVRHYTDVMHTEKNITEHIVNTVLGNSKSKDGLNARKDMESMGIKKRLWLKEDENTGKTTMEDGSFSLTKDEKVAFCTVLKNLRVPSNFCSNLRNNVGINPPELKNLKSHDYHVMMQSLFPLLVHTATSFPKDLRVALLRISLFFNILCVKVINREHLLQAKASLVEYPPDDSSGR